Below is a genomic region from Candidatus Binatia bacterium.
GAACGTGCTCCGGCCGGATGCCGACGATCGCGTCGCCGTCGGAGAGCAAATTCATCGGGCGTTCGCCGAGGAATTGCGCCACTGCGATCGTGCGGGGAGAGTCATAGACGCGCTGCGGCTCGCCGACGTCCTCGATGCGCCCCTCGACGAGCACCGCGAGCGCGTCTCCGACGCTCATCGCCTCGACGTGATCGTGCGTTACGTACAGGATCGGACCGGCGAAGCGCTGTCGGACGCCGATCACCTCATCGCGGACCGAGCGTCGCAGCGACGGATCGAGGTGCGCGAGCGGCTCGTCCAGCAGCAGCGCGAGGGGATCGGAGAGGAGCGCGCGCGCGATCGACGCGCGCTGGCGTTCGCCGCCCGAGAGGTGCCGCGGGCGCCGGTCGAGGTGTTTGTCGACGTGCAGCGCAGTCGCAGTTGCCGCGACGGCATCTTCCCGCGAGCCCCGGCGCTGCGCGAAGCGCAGATTCTGACGCACGGTCATGCTCGAAAACAGCGCGTCGTCCTGAAAGACGAGCGCGATGCGGCGATCCTGCGGCGGCAGCGTCGCGACCGATTCGCTTCCCAGCCGCACGTCGCCGCTGCGCACGGGCAGAAGCCCCGCGATCGCGCGCAGCAGCGTCGTCTTGCCGGCCCCCGAGGGGCCGACCACCGCGAGCGTCTTGCCGGCGGCGACGTCGATCGAGACGCGATCCAGCGCCGGCGTACTGCGCGCCGCATAACCGGCAACGAGCGCCTCGGTTGCAAGCCGCATCGATGCTACGCGCGATCGAGCGCGGCGTACTCCGCGCGAGCCGCGGCATCTCCGGACCGCGCGCGCTCGACGACGTCGCGCAGCCGCACCACGGCCGCGTCGTCCGCCTTCTTCCCGCCGAGAACCAGGCGTAAGGCGATCAGCGACAGATCGGGCGTGCGCGCTCCGAGCCGCTCCATTCCCTCATAAAACGGCGCCGCACCGGGAGCTTCGGGCCGGCGCCGGAGCAGGTCGCGCACGACCTCGGCTTTCGGGGGCGAACAGTCGAGAAGATAGCCGTCGAGCAACTCGAACTCCATCGGCATGGGGTTCGCCGCTCGGATGGGTTTGCTCTTCGCGCTGCTTGCGGCGACGCTCGGGGCCAGCCGGAACGAAAACGGCGTCGTCCGCCTGCTCGAGCAGATGCGCGGCGCAAGCGGCCCCGTCTGGCAGGCCCACATCGTCTCCGTGGCGCGGTTGAATTTCAACGGAGCGGCGGCCGTCGTCTCGACCGACAGCGAGGGCCTGCGCGTGTTGGTGCGCCACTGCATCGGCGAGCTCTGCGACGGCA
It encodes:
- a CDS encoding ABC transporter ATP-binding protein, coding for MRLATEALVAGYAARSTPALDRVSIDVAAGKTLAVVGPSGAGKTTLLRAIAGLLPVRSGDVRLGSESVATLPPQDRRIALVFQDDALFSSMTVRQNLRFAQRRGSREDAVAATATALHVDKHLDRRPRHLSGGERQRASIARALLSDPLALLLDEPLAHLDPSLRRSVRDEVIGVRQRFAGPILYVTHDHVEAMSVGDALAVLVEGRIEDVGEPQRVYDSPRTIAVAQFLGERPMNLLSDGDAIVGIRPEHVQLDGDGALRGRIARREPTGADAYLEVATQRGAVVVRVAASRRAQIGELVGLDLPAQHVRRFDRATGIALA